In one window of Bombus vancouverensis nearcticus chromosome 10, iyBomVanc1_principal, whole genome shotgun sequence DNA:
- the LOC117156983 gene encoding cilia- and flagella-associated protein 69 translates to MIKRKLMQTVLQIVNPDIEGTKVTWNTSQFWDLWIHAVNALSILAPKMPEQFIEYGGGIRLCVMLEWCLNTKFDIKIVMNCIKTICIIILSNNEYLLEYFREYGIISSLIKLIKYILKFEKLKEKEQKVLTLALISVERLMRKQKFYHDIYGEYSITFIMKLLFRCIYQKGSEFQLDQRLLLAIGSYIWECIIWSPKSLEKFIRYGGVYIILDLIEIVPYCSRCLFLAVFTDMCDNFFCGPFLCTWRATDKRTGLMSLLAKIWREEEIRIEVKRNVDDVKLPQMSKKQWLNTYCIKLARDNSPAIIDMIGSVRSKIFSICKIIERDNEKYEMAKEHYKKLHANLSMEDRITISTIELYFTLKLGQVWIEVAKYFEQVGITPLGMDGQALFLMTQRYLLWGKMTKERQARIIQSIEKEEDIEEKDEYARIRNSKLILALDAFDEIDYMYRTTDRSYRIKKKYEQIRQINLALKFPSISGDSHCHRTFQDKIMVTAIFNQHQTVNSGLTTDPSLSQMKLGKILPISPCDSYISDITYDSELLPSSLSNTCLSNIEKFLEN, encoded by the exons ATGATAAAGAGAAAACTGATGCAAACTGTACTTCAAATTGTTAATCCAGATATTGAGGGAACAAAAGTTACTTGGAACACATCTCAATTTTGGGATTTATGGATTCATGCTGTAAATGCTTTATCTATATTGGCACCAAAAATGCCAGAACAATTCATAGAATATGGTGGTGGTATTAG ATTATGTGTAATGCTAGAATGGTGTCtaaatacaaaatttgataTCAAAATAGTAATGAATTGTATAAAAACAATTTGCATAATTATTCTAAGTaataatgaatatttattaGAATACTTCCGAGAATATGGAATTATATCATCATTAATTA AACTTATTAagtatattttgaaatttgaaaaactCAAAGAAAAGGAGCAAAAGGTTTTAACACTGGCATTAATATCAGTTGAAAGACTCatgagaaaacaaaaattttacCATGATATATATGGAGAGTATAGTATTACATTCATCATGAAACTATTATTTCGTTGTATTTATCAGAAAGGTAGTGAATTCCAACTGGATCAACG tcTTTTACTAGCAATAGGCTCGTATATTTGGGAATGCATAATATGGTCTCCTAAAAGTCttgaaaaatttattcgatATGGTGGTGTGTATATTATCCTTGATCTTATTGAAATTGTTCCATATTGTTCTCGTTGCTTATTTCTTGCTGTTTTTACCGACATGTGCGACAATTTTTTTTGTGGGCCATTTTTATGTACATGGAGGGCTACTGATAAAAGGACAGGGTTAATGTCTTTACTAGCAAAAATATGGAGAGAAGAAGAAATACGGATTGAAGTTAAAAGAAATGTGGATG ACGTGAAATTACCCCAAATGAGTAAGAAGCAGTGGTTAAATACTTACTGCATAAAATTAGCTAGAGATAATAGTCCAGCAATAATTGACATGATTGGTTCAGTTAGATCAAAAATATTTAGtatttgcaaaataattgaaagaGATAATGAAAAGTATGAAATGGCCAAGGaacattataaaaaattacatgCTAATCTTTCAATGGAAGACAGA ATTACGATATCTACCatagaattatattttacattgaaATTAGGTCAAGTATGGATAGAAGTTGCTAAATATTTTGAGCAAGTTGGCATTACTCCTCTTGGTATGGATGGTCAAGCACTTTTTTTGATGACTCAACGTTATCTTTTGTGGGGTAAAATGACAAAAGAGAGACAGGCCAGAATAATACAATCtatagaaaaagaggaagacatAGAAGAAAAAGACGAATATGCAAGGATCCGTAATTCTAAGCTTATTTTAGCATTAGATGCATTTGATGAAATAGATTATATGTATAGAACGACAGATAGATCATATAGGATAAAGAAAAAGTATGAACAAATACGACAAATTAATTTAGCTTTAAAGTTCCCATCTATCTCAGGTGATTCGCATTGTCATAGGACATTCCAAGATAAAATAATGGTTACG GCTATATTTAATCAACATCAAACAGTAAACAGCGGTTTGACAACAGATCCATCTTTAAGTCAAATGAAATTGGGGAAAATTCTCCCTATTTCTCCTTGTGATTCCTACATTTCTGACATAACATATGATTCTGAATTACTTCCATCTTCTTTATCAAATACCTGTCTCTCTAACATAGAAAAGTTcttagaaaattaa
- the LOC143303251 gene encoding uncharacterized protein LOC143303251 isoform X3, which yields MEENKTAIHDLNKLEVKDVWKEFYCPKYVTHLCPKTDKLSKEILDFYEQLKLDTNCILQKLDKLISDPITSDSIIRICRLLYDYLDKVGDDGYKVKDLPLVIKVLKFLGENVKMVKEYELHLDRMLELCNVPPILEKLSESVIHIDIMEQYFTLLGHLLVVLPTKQQTLKIHRALDSLLLKEQVRNVPTIKVEHCRKAMENSRLPLTVTELLQASFLRMYPKILELVFLLSSISHKCCTYCEINILIGRSSKYLKNYIFYYIFIILNKGYRMLEANILNVIFIRMDLPYAIQLQCTRPPDLLLDGEEYSDETTLLIMNTLWSLMKSIIFSNNMPRNLRENLKPTHCVL from the exons ATGGAGGAAAATAAAACTGCAATACATGATCTTAATAAATTGGAAGTTAAGGATGTTTGGAAAGAATTTTATTGTCCAAAATATGTTACCCACCTTTGTCCTAAAACTGACAAATTATCAAAAGAAATATTAGATTTCTACGAACAATTAAAACTGGATACTAattgtattttacaaaaattggaCAAACTCATATCTGATCCTATAACAAGTGATAGCATAATTCGCATATGCAGACTTTTATATGATTATCTTGATAAAGTAGGAGATGATGGTTAC AAAGTTAAAGATTTACCATTGGTAATAAAAGTATTAAAGTTTTTGGGTGAAAATGTTAAAATGGTTAAAGAATATGAGCTACATCTTGATAGAATGTTAGAGCTTTGTAATGTACCACCCATATTAGAAAAGCTGTCTGAAAGTGTAATTCATATTGATATAATGGAACAATATTTTACATTGCTAGGACATCTTCTTGTAGTCTTACCTACAAAGCAgcaaacattaaaaattcataGAGCTCTTGATTCTTTGTTATTAAAAGAACAAGTGAGAAATGTTCCTACAATAAAAGTTGAACATTGTCGTAAAGCTATGGAAAACTCAAGGTTACCATTAACTGTGACTGAATTGTTGCAAGCTTCTTTTCTAAGAATGTATCCAAAAATTTTAGAACTAGTTTTCTTACTTTCATCCATCTCTCATAAATGTTGTACGTACTGTgaaatcaatattttaattGGAAGGTctagtaaatatttaaagaactatattttttattatatttttataatattaaataaaggtTATAGAATGCTGGAAGCTAATATACtcaatgttatatttataagaatggATCTTCCTTATGCAATTCAATTACAATGTACACGGCCTCCTGACTTATTGTTAGATGGGGAAGAATATAGTGATGAAACAACTCTTTTGATAATGAATACTCTCTGGAGCTTGATGAAATCTAttattttttctaataatatGCCAAGAAATTTAAgggaaaatttgaaaccaacTCATTGTGTTTTATG A
- the LOC143303251 gene encoding uncharacterized protein LOC143303251 isoform X2: MEENKTAIHDLNKLEVKDVWKEFYCPKYVTHLCPKTDKLSKEILDFYEQLKLDTNCILQKLDKLISDPITSDSIIRICRLLYDYLDKVGDDGYKVKDLPLVIKVLKFLGENVKMVKEYELHLDRMLELCNVPPILEKLSESVIHIDIMEQYFTLLGHLLVVLPTKQQTLKIHRALDSLLLKEQVRNVPTIKVEHCRKAMENSRLPLTVTELLQASFLRMYPKILELVFLLSSISHKCCYRMLEANILNVIFIRMDLPYAIQLQCTRPPDLLLDGEEYSDETTLLIMNTLWSLMKSIIFSNNMPRNLRENLKPTHCVLWGLCYAFKRQICYSQYRKFSAKIRNEIAMIILIISITLPSWNLVSSGIADAVIKYLIGIEFGSTTIFSKVIKFGRTTDDLHFEKTLLLIVTHLAEVDACIFVITFSLSLFF; encoded by the exons ATGGAGGAAAATAAAACTGCAATACATGATCTTAATAAATTGGAAGTTAAGGATGTTTGGAAAGAATTTTATTGTCCAAAATATGTTACCCACCTTTGTCCTAAAACTGACAAATTATCAAAAGAAATATTAGATTTCTACGAACAATTAAAACTGGATACTAattgtattttacaaaaattggaCAAACTCATATCTGATCCTATAACAAGTGATAGCATAATTCGCATATGCAGACTTTTATATGATTATCTTGATAAAGTAGGAGATGATGGTTAC AAAGTTAAAGATTTACCATTGGTAATAAAAGTATTAAAGTTTTTGGGTGAAAATGTTAAAATGGTTAAAGAATATGAGCTACATCTTGATAGAATGTTAGAGCTTTGTAATGTACCACCCATATTAGAAAAGCTGTCTGAAAGTGTAATTCATATTGATATAATGGAACAATATTTTACATTGCTAGGACATCTTCTTGTAGTCTTACCTACAAAGCAgcaaacattaaaaattcataGAGCTCTTGATTCTTTGTTATTAAAAGAACAAGTGAGAAATGTTCCTACAATAAAAGTTGAACATTGTCGTAAAGCTATGGAAAACTCAAGGTTACCATTAACTGTGACTGAATTGTTGCAAGCTTCTTTTCTAAGAATGTATCCAAAAATTTTAGAACTAGTTTTCTTACTTTCATCCATCTCTCATAAATGTT gtTATAGAATGCTGGAAGCTAATATACtcaatgttatatttataagaatggATCTTCCTTATGCAATTCAATTACAATGTACACGGCCTCCTGACTTATTGTTAGATGGGGAAGAATATAGTGATGAAACAACTCTTTTGATAATGAATACTCTCTGGAGCTTGATGAAATCTAttattttttctaataatatGCCAAGAAATTTAAgggaaaatttgaaaccaacTCATTGTGTTTTATG GGGCCTATGTTATGCTTTCAAGCGACAGATATGTTATAGCCAATATAGAAAGTTTAGTGCCAAGATTAGAAATGAAATTGCTATGATTATTCTTATAATTTCAATTACCTTACCTTCTTGGAATCTTGTTAGTAGCGGTATAGCTGATGCTGTTATTAAATACTTAATTGGAATTGAATTTGGGTCTACTACAATATTTTCAAAAGTGATAAAATTTGGTAGAACTACTGATGATTTGCATTTTGAAAAgactttattattaattgttacACATTTAGCAGAAGTTGATGCttgtatttttgtaattactttctctctttctctctttttttaa
- the LOC143303251 gene encoding uncharacterized protein LOC143303251 isoform X1 has protein sequence MEENKTAIHDLNKLEVKDVWKEFYCPKYVTHLCPKTDKLSKEILDFYEQLKLDTNCILQKLDKLISDPITSDSIIRICRLLYDYLDKVGDDGYKVKDLPLVIKVLKFLGENVKMVKEYELHLDRMLELCNVPPILEKLSESVIHIDIMEQYFTLLGHLLVVLPTKQQTLKIHRALDSLLLKEQVRNVPTIKVEHCRKAMENSRLPLTVTELLQASFLRMYPKILELVFLLSSISHKCCTYCEINILIGRSSKYLKNYIFYYIFIILNKGYRMLEANILNVIFIRMDLPYAIQLQCTRPPDLLLDGEEYSDETTLLIMNTLWSLMKSIIFSNNMPRNLRENLKPTHCVLWGLCYAFKRQICYSQYRKFSAKIRNEIAMIILIISITLPSWNLVSSGIADAVIKYLIGIEFGSTTIFSKVIKFGRTTDDLHFEKTLLLIVTHLAEVDACIFVITFSLSLFF, from the exons ATGGAGGAAAATAAAACTGCAATACATGATCTTAATAAATTGGAAGTTAAGGATGTTTGGAAAGAATTTTATTGTCCAAAATATGTTACCCACCTTTGTCCTAAAACTGACAAATTATCAAAAGAAATATTAGATTTCTACGAACAATTAAAACTGGATACTAattgtattttacaaaaattggaCAAACTCATATCTGATCCTATAACAAGTGATAGCATAATTCGCATATGCAGACTTTTATATGATTATCTTGATAAAGTAGGAGATGATGGTTAC AAAGTTAAAGATTTACCATTGGTAATAAAAGTATTAAAGTTTTTGGGTGAAAATGTTAAAATGGTTAAAGAATATGAGCTACATCTTGATAGAATGTTAGAGCTTTGTAATGTACCACCCATATTAGAAAAGCTGTCTGAAAGTGTAATTCATATTGATATAATGGAACAATATTTTACATTGCTAGGACATCTTCTTGTAGTCTTACCTACAAAGCAgcaaacattaaaaattcataGAGCTCTTGATTCTTTGTTATTAAAAGAACAAGTGAGAAATGTTCCTACAATAAAAGTTGAACATTGTCGTAAAGCTATGGAAAACTCAAGGTTACCATTAACTGTGACTGAATTGTTGCAAGCTTCTTTTCTAAGAATGTATCCAAAAATTTTAGAACTAGTTTTCTTACTTTCATCCATCTCTCATAAATGTTGTACGTACTGTgaaatcaatattttaattGGAAGGTctagtaaatatttaaagaactatattttttattatatttttataatattaaataaaggtTATAGAATGCTGGAAGCTAATATACtcaatgttatatttataagaatggATCTTCCTTATGCAATTCAATTACAATGTACACGGCCTCCTGACTTATTGTTAGATGGGGAAGAATATAGTGATGAAACAACTCTTTTGATAATGAATACTCTCTGGAGCTTGATGAAATCTAttattttttctaataatatGCCAAGAAATTTAAgggaaaatttgaaaccaacTCATTGTGTTTTATG GGGCCTATGTTATGCTTTCAAGCGACAGATATGTTATAGCCAATATAGAAAGTTTAGTGCCAAGATTAGAAATGAAATTGCTATGATTATTCTTATAATTTCAATTACCTTACCTTCTTGGAATCTTGTTAGTAGCGGTATAGCTGATGCTGTTATTAAATACTTAATTGGAATTGAATTTGGGTCTACTACAATATTTTCAAAAGTGATAAAATTTGGTAGAACTACTGATGATTTGCATTTTGAAAAgactttattattaattgttacACATTTAGCAGAAGTTGATGCttgtatttttgtaattactttctctctttctctctttttttaa